One region of Arvicola amphibius chromosome 3, mArvAmp1.2, whole genome shotgun sequence genomic DNA includes:
- the Irak1bp1 gene encoding interleukin-1 receptor-associated kinase 1-binding protein 1 → MSLQPAPPSRVFMELVPWANLGRENNPISALEAQPVGSRPHAAKAHPGAREVHVSGAAEVSASPDRAQVAVRVSSTKEAAAEAKKSVCRRLDYITQSLQQQGLQAENVTVTKDIRRVEHAYHMEAEVCITFTEFGKMQNICNFLVEKLDSSVFISPPEFYHTSGSIENLRRQACLVAVENAWRKAQEVCDLVGQTLGKPLLIKEEETKEWEGQIDDHQISRLPGSLTVQQKIKSATMHAASKVFITFEVKGKEKKKKHL, encoded by the exons ATGTCGCTGCAGCCCGCCCCTCCGTCGCGGGTGTTCATGGAACTGGTTCCCTGGGCTAACCTGGGCCGGGAAAACAACCCGATCTCGGCTTTGGAGGCGCAGCCCGTCGGCAGCCGTCCCCACGCTGCCAAGGCCCACCCCGGAGCCCGCGAGGTCCACGTGAGCGGCGCGGCCGAGGTGTCCGCCAGCCCCGACCGGGCGCAGGTGGCCGTGCGGGTGAGCAGCACCAAGGAGGCTGCAGCCGAGGCCAAGAAGAGTGTGTGCCGCCGCCTGGACTACATCACGCAGAGCCTCCAGCAGCAGGGTCTTCAG GCAGAAAATGTAACAGTGACAAAGGATATTAGAAGAGTAGAACATGCTTATCACATGGAAGCCGAG GTCTGCATTACATTTACTGAATTtggaaaaatgcaaaatatttgtaACTTTCTGGTTGAAAAGCTAGATAGCTCTGTTTTCATCAGCCCACCTGAGTTCTATCACACTTCCGGTTCCATTGAGAATCTTCG GCGGCAAGCCTGTCTTGTTGCTGTTGAGAATGCCTGGCGCAAAGCTCAAGAAGTCTGTGACCTTGTTGGCCAAACTCTGGGAAAACCTTTACTaatcaaagaagaagaaacaaaagaatgggAAGGTCAAATCGATGATCATCAGATATCCAGACTGCCGGGTTCATTAACTGTacagcaaaaaattaaaagtgcaaCAATGCATGCAGCTTCAAAAGTGTTTATTACTTTTGAggtaaaagggaaagaaaagaaaaaaaaacatctttaa